TTTGCAGCCAACACCTGAACAAATTGAAGTTTCTGTCCCTAAGGAAGGGACTTTAGCAGCGTCAGAACCTGAGATAGGAATAACTGAAGATTCAGAGCCAGGGAAAGGCGTAGCAGACGTttcagagccagaggaagaagTAGCTGAAGTTTCAGAGCCAGAGGAAGCTCTTTCTGAAGTTTCAGAACCAGAGGAAGAGGTAGCTGAAGTTTCAGAGCCAGAGGAAGCAACATTTGAAGTGTCAGAGTCAAAGGAAGAGGTAGGTGAAGTTTCAGAGCCAGAGGAAGCGACATCTGAAGTTTCAGAGTCAAAGGAAGAGGTAGGTGAAGTttcagagccagaggaagaagTAGCTGACGTCTCAGAACCAGGGGAAGAGCTAGCTGAAGTTTCAGAACCAGAGGAAGAGGTAGCTAAAGATTTAGAGCCAGAGGAAGTGGCATCTGAAGTTTCAGAGTCAAAGGAAGAGGTAGCTAAAGTttcagagccagaggaagaagTAGCTGAAGTtgcagagccagaggaagaagTAGCTGAAGTCTCAGAACCAGGGGAAGAGGTAGCTGCAGTTTCAGAATCAGAGGAAGAGGTAGTTAAAGATTTAGAGCCAGAGGAAGAAGTAGCTGAAGTCTCAGAACCAGGGGAAGAGGTAGCTGCAGTTTCAGAATCAGAGGAAGAGGTAGTTAAAGATTTAGAGCCAGAGGAAGAAGTAGCTGAAGTtgcagagccagaggaagaagTAGTTGAAGTCTCAGAACCAGGGGAAAAGGTAGCTGAAGTTTCAGAACCAGGGGAAGAGGTAGCTGAGGCTTCAGAGCCAGATGAAGAAATAGCTGAAGTtgcagagccagaggaagaagTAGCTGAAGGTTTAGAACAAGGGGAAGAGGTAGCTAAAGATTTAGAGCCAGAGGAAGTGGTATCTGAAGTTTCAGAGTCAGTGGAAGTGGTATCTGAGGTttcagagccagaggaagaagTAGCTAAAGTTTCAAAACAAGGGGAAGACATAGCTAAAGATTCAGAACCAGAGAAAGTGGAAGCTAAAGTTTTAGAGCCAGGGGAAGCAGTAGCTGAAGTTTCAGAGCCAGAGGAAACAGTAGTGGAAGTTTCAGAGTCAGAGGAAGAAGTAGCTGAAGTTTCAGAGTCAGAGGAAGCAGTAGCTGAAGTTTCAGAGCCAGAGGAAGTAGTAACTGAAGTttcagagccagaggaagaagTAGCTGAAGTTTCAGAGCCAGAGGAAGTAGTAACTGAAGTttcagagccagaggaagaagTAGCTGAAGTTTCAGAGCCAGAGGAAGTAGTAACTGAAGTTTCAGAGTCAGAGGAAGCAGTAGCTGAAGTTTCAGAGCCAGAGGAAGTAGTAACTGAAGTttcagagccagaggaagaagTAGCTGAAGTTTCAGAGCCAGAGGAAGCAGTAACTGAAGTttcagagccagaggaagaagTAGCTGAAGTTTCAGAGCCAGAGGAAGCAGTAACTGAAGTttcagagccagaggaagaagTAGCTGAAGTTTCAGAGCCAGAGGAAGCAGTAACTGAAGTttcagagccagaggaagaagTAGCTGAAGTttcagagccagaggaagaagTGGCTGAAGTCTCAGAGGAAACAGTGGCTGAAGTCTCAGAACCAGAGCAAAAAGTACCTGAGTCGGAAGAAGTAGCTGAAGTTTCAGAGTCAGAGGACGAGTTGGTAATAGGAAATCAGGAAGAGACGGCAGCTTCAGAATCAGAAGAAATGGAAAAGAAGCTTGGTGACgtttcagagacagagacagaatcaGATGATAGCACAGTTGAGATTTTGACGGAGGAAGCAGTGGAAGTTTTGCAGCCAGAAACAGAAGTTGTTGAAGTTACAGATGAGGAACCAGAGGAAGGCATAGTTGCGGTGTCAGAACCAGGTCCAGATCTTGAGAATGATGTTGAAGTTTTAGGTCTAGCTCCAGAAGTAGAGGAAGAGTCAGATCTTGGCTGGAATGTAGATGAGGTGTCAGAACAAGTGGAAGAGGTGGTTGAACCTGCACCAGTAGGGGAGACAGTACCAGAAGCAGAGTTAGTTGAGGAGGAAGCCGATGATGTTGTGAAACTTGTAAAAGATATTGTGGATATTTCAGAACCAGAGGATGGGACTTTAGAATCAGAGGATGGGTTGGTGGAGATTTCAAATGAAGGAGAAGTCGTCGAAGAACCAGCACCAGTTGATGGTGTGGTTGAATTACTGGACCCAGCATCTGAACCAGAAACAGCACCAGAACAGGAAGGGCATGTGACTGAAGTGATACAAACTGGAGACAAGATAGTTGAGGCTGCACAATCAGAAGAGGAACCAGAAAAGGTTTCAGAACCAAGTGAAGAAATGGTAGAGGTAGTGGGAATAACTCCAGAACCAGATCAAGGGAAAGAGCCAGAAGAAATACCTGACGTAGTACAACCAAAAAAAGATGTAGTTAAGGTTGTAAAACTGGAAGAAGTGGTTGCAGCTCCAGAACCGGAGGAGGATACTGTAGACATTTTAAAACCGCAACatccaccagcagctgcagaagagGCAGTTGATGTTTTAGAAGGACAAGAGGCAGTGGTTGAGAGTCCAGAGGAAGCATCAGAACCAGAGCAAGGCGTAGATCTTGTCAAACTACCAGTAGAAGAGTTTTCAGAGCCTGAATCAGAAGGGGATGGTGTTGATGTCCCAGAACCAAGTCCAGAGGAGGGGTTAGTTGCCATTTTAGAACCAGAACCTGAGGAAGATGTTACTGAACCACCAGCTGAATCAATCAAAATTCTTCACGGATTGGATGGTCGGGGAGAAATTCACTCTCGAGAAGATACTGCTCAGACTGTTGAAGAGGAGTTCCTTCAACCCGACAGACCGGACTTCCATCAGCCACACGAGGAGGATAACTTACTGATCATACCGGTAAAAAGCCAACCTTCTGAAGATGTAGGTGAACCGGAACTCGAATACCCCATTATCCATGACATTTACACTGTGGAGGATGCTGACAGCATAGACACACAAGTCGAGATGGACACTGATGCAGTTACTACGACGGAATCATCCGAGAGTGATCTACAGTTGGAAATAACCTCTGATACTGCAGGTGAGGAACAGAAATTAGTTTTAGTTGACAAAACATCtcttatttacacccttgatgcATGGTTGAGATTTCACTCATAATGGTCGACAGTGTAGATAAGGGCTTTTAAAAGGTttaaattacaatttttttcaaatcaggtTGGGTTCTGTGGGCTTCTAGATGCTTGAAATacgctggatgagctgtatagagccattttatgtttcttttccccagtagataatgactgagtgtCATAGATAATGAGTGTTCATGTTTTGCGTGAACCTGTTCTTTTAATAGAGCAGGGTTTTTGGATCCTTTCAAATACCAGGAAATTATATCTAGGATATTATCTCAATGCAGATGTTGTGGATTCAGATTGAGAACTCTCCATGAAGCAGTTTGAATGTGTTATAAATAATTCACTCAGCAGGcacatttgtgtaatttgtgGAAATCCTTTGTGAGTGCTCATTACTTAATTCTGCCTTTTTTGCCTGACATTTCAAAGAGGTGACAGCTCCAGACAAACCAGACACATCAGAGGGCACCAAAGTGACAGAAAACCTCCCTGAGGAGTCAAAAGAAAGTGATTCATCCCCAGAAAGAGACATCAGTCCAACGACGGCACCAGTTCCAGACTATTTTCTTacacctccagcagcttcagttGATGTGTCTGAAGTGTCCACACCTAGTCTGACTATAGACTCTGGACTCTTTGAGGAGGTAGCAGAGCAATCCGTAATCCCCTCTACTCCTGAGTCTTCAGAGGATGATggcacagaggcagagacagagcagagtgagCCAGCCGTGGTCATTATTGATGAAGACTTGTCAGAGGCGGAGCAGAAAGGAGGCGAAACTAGTCCACCGGCGGCCACCGAAGACTTCATCGCTGAGGATGTAAAGGACCTGGCAGTGGAGCTGGATCAAACGGACGTAGCAGCCACAGAGGTAAACGTGCTGCCGGACGAGGGGAGTGGCTTCCCACCCGTGTGGAAGGAAAACGCCCCTGTCAGCGTCACAGCACCGCCTCCAGTGAGATATCTGACCACACCCACCATGACCAGGGCCAGCCAGGGCAGGGAGCTGGTAGTGTTCTTCAGCCTGCGCGTCACCAACATGGATTTCTCCGAGGACCTCTTCAACAAGACATCTCTGGAGTACAAATCCCTGGAGAACACTTTCTTAGATGTGGTGAGTAGATCTAGACGCAAATTGTCtgatattgattatttaaatcCTGAGATTCGATTATGTTATACAGGCCTTTTATCATGGATGTCTTAAATCCACACCCAAGTGCCAAATTTGGATAGATTTTCCACTTTCACAAACTTTCCTGAGAGTCTAGCGCATTTGGGTGTAATTTGTGAACGAGCCTCTGCCCTCTGTATTAAGTTACTTAATaaattaacaatgaaaataatagttaaTGGCAGCCCTACTAAGATATGCTTGGAGCTATTAGATAACATGGCTCTGATGCTGACATGCCCTCAGTCACCATATAATTTATCTCTTATGATTATATTTTCAATGAgaaaaccttttaaaatgttaataataattttctGACCTCactcaaaagacaaaagacttTTTTGACATGAAAGGAAATAAGTAAAGCTTCTGACAATCAAGATGTGTGACCTTCCCCACTGAATTTCATTACGACTTGACGGGTAAAACAGACAATTAATGAACATGAGCAGCTGCTCCCGTTCATTTGATGCTTTGTTTTCGTTCTCTAAGAGCTCTCTGGAAGCCCTCAGCGTGAGAACTGTCATGAAtgaatatgttgtgttttgtttttttcttttaaatgagtAGATGAAGTAAGGGAATAATTTCAAGCTCAGGTGGACACGATGCAGCCTTCATTTTACTAAAAACAATGACTTGATTCGCTTAATGGGACAGAGAGAATGTGCCATGGGAATGTAGTGGGGAATAAGAGAAGATGCTGCTGTGAGTTCTTGTTCATCCCGTGTGAGAGAAATACCCATATTTTTGTGGATGGTTGCCACATTAAATGGACCACTTAAAATCTATTTAACCGCTCACAAAATTTGTAGTAACTTTTGAGTTTGTTTAAatgaacagttcacccaaaaatataaATTCTCCTAAATAGCTGAAGTAGGCAGGGAATTGTTTGgcctgagatcccaaattaatttgacaaGATATTACTGACACCTTCAACACACAGACTGattcagtttgggatctcagggagACAGTGGTTAGGATGAGCTGTACTgagcactttattttttatttttgttttttacgttttaaaacaggggcggctgtagctcgGCTTGGTGGGTCGGCTCatgatcagaaggttgctggtgcaaatcccggctcccctgggcTGAACttagctgcatgtcaaagtgtccttgagcaagatactgaacctcaaatagctcctgatgtgcagttgccgtcagtgagggccctgcaatgagctggcgacttgttcAGGGTGTATCCTGCCTTCGCGCAGTGATAGCTggggattggctccagcaacaccCACCAcgaccccttgaaaaagggataaagcggttacagaccatgacatgacatgacatcaaaacaagtccccagctacttgAGCTGTTTAGGAGGATGCTGtaaagctgttttgctgtgaagctccagaaatgtcttgtggactacgaaacttcaccagAAATGACTGTATGATAAACTCTCAAGAAAGCAGCTgaacttttaatttttttccatttttatcatCCTGAATGCTCATCGTGGTGCTCATACACGAAccttttcacagatttttttattgcactCCTTTGAATGTCGCTCTGATTATCACTGCTCCCCAAACAAGTGTGTAAATCCCTTCGATAAGCAGCCAGGCAGCAGTTTAATTTAGATGCCCTTTTGGCTGCCTGCACTCATTCAGCTCGGAGTGGCAGCGCTGTGGTTTCTCTGTGCGCTCAGAAGCTTTTCTTGAAATAGAAAACACCTCTGAACTCCATTTAAAGATTTCTCcttttaaatcagatttaaaaagataTGTGTCTATCGATTGGTACAAATTCTTCTCTCTGACTTCTCTCTGACAGACTTTCTTGTCTAACTCAAATAGATATAATTCATCAGTAAACCATTCATACTGGGAAGTTCCCAGTGGCCACTATTAGCAGGTGGTTGTTACCCCAGGAAGCTCCCCGGTGAGAATATTAAACAGGCTGATAAAGATGGTGCATGGTCAGCATCAGAGTACTCGATAAATGCAGAGAAATGCTTTATGAGGTTTGTGTTTCTCTAAATCTtagcaaatgttttatatatgaTAATAACACTGGAAAACGTCAGAGTAAGTAAAAATCAATGAGAACGATTGTGTTCTCGTAGCCTTGATAAGTCCAGACATTTATCCTGTATTCAGGCTGTAAGTGGGGAAAACACTTAGATACAACCACAGTAATTGGTGCAAATTAAGATGAAGAGCTTTTTGCTACACATGTGCTGAGGCTTCAAAACTTGAGCAGGACTGCAAATGTCTTCTCTTACCTTgtgactgaaacacaacagtgtcTAGAAAGAATTCTAGTTATGGGATTAAAACTCACATTTGCTAAGATGCgaaaatattttgattaaagACAGACTGATTCTCAATTTTAGGGGGCAATGCTGATATTGATGTaaaaagatagatagatagatagatagatagatagatagatagatagatagatagatagatagatagatagatagatagatgtctTTGTCATCAAACCTTTCAGTGTACCCTTGTGTCCTGCTGCCTGTTTTTTATTACCCATTTGTATCTTAGTTTGTAGGTTACCATAGAAACAGTACTGATGCTTTATTGTTAACAAATGACTCACTGGTGAACAGAACTGTGAGTTAAACTGACTACAGACACAGGACGTTCTGAAGACGTTCTCTTTTGTGGTAAGAGGCAGTTGTGTTAGCTGTGTAATTTACACCCCCACCTTCCTATTGTTTTCCACCTCGGGAGAAGAAATGTGACTCGACTTCATGTCCTGTTATTATTCATCTCAAGGTTCAGCTTCAATGTTGTTATACACTCCAGGATTGCACAATAAAATGCAGTcctccagaaaatgaagagccacattttaaaatattctgaatTACATTAGATAAAACCAAGGCGGATATTTAATATGATTgggggaaaataaacagaataatttcTCAAGAGCACTTCCTGAAGGAAGCATTGAGGGTGCGGCTCGGTGATCTCAAGCCATATATTGTCCTTGACTTGGTTGTTGGGGCAgtcattgtgttgtttgatgCTGTGAGACCAAATTGATGCGGTTTTCTTccattctgattttttttttttttattcaatttgcTAACATCAAGGTGTACTTCTTTAAAAGTACTAATTCAACGATAACTAACTAAAAAGTGagaatattatatatatatatatatatatatatatatatatatatatatatatatatatatatatatatatatatatatatatttacaacatttacaatatttattatttacaacatttcttcctcttcaacaTTTTGTTGGTTTGATCAGTATCatatttttgttaatgtttagaaaactaaaataaatctACTGTAGAGTAATGTATTTAACAAGTATTAGTAATGAATGTCAAAGAGCGCAGTGGGAAATTGACAATAGTTCAGTCAGACGATGGAATCTGAATCAGATGGATCGCGACACCAGTCTGTCATCCCACAAGTGAATCAGATTGATATCTGTATCAGCGCCCAGTACTGACATTGGATCAGATCTGTCCTGACTCTAGTCACAGTATGTGTCTGCAATTATCAACTCAGCCTCTCAAACAATGCAGACAAcagccttgctcaagggcagtAATCAAATCACAGGCTTTGCCTGTTTTGACCAGAGGAATCAAACCATCATCCTTGCATTCAcctgctccttctctctgtgctccAGGGCTGCCTCTGGTTAATGCTGActaaatcaaaataaagcagaataAATCTAAATACTAAAACACAGTAATTATCACATAAATAGAACCGACCGGATCAGGCCTATAGATTGCCCCGCTTAAAAATAACAGTGTGCTCTAAATCCTTATGAGACCCACATTTTCTGAAAAgggttttactgtttatttcaCTGAACAGTTTTGTTAACTGCATCAATAGAGGTAATTATGTACGGCCATATGGGAATTAGAGAATCAAATTCGTTGAGCATTTCTGGGGGTTTTTTGCAGTTAAATCGTTTGCTGTGCAGAAATGTAGCACCCCTGAGTGTGTGCGAGTTAAACTGGATTTTAGGAGATACTAATTTGATGATGTGGTGTCGGTTTTTGAGGTGAGCGACTCTCTCCAACACGAACGACCTTGATGACAGAAGGAATAAATGAAGGAAACTGAcgactgaaacaaactgaagcaACTGTTCATCATCTGAGCGAGCGGTGTGCTGCTAAACTGCATCTCTCCAGTAAACAACATAATCACATCAGTGGCAGTCGCTGCCAGTACCACTTAGTGTTTATCATCTCAACGcgcaaacaaacagcagcaacagaataCTTTTCCTGTTGCTGCTTTCATTAGAAAAAATACCATAAACATGTGTAAGGTGTAGGAAAAAGTAACTTAAAGAGATTTAGTCCCTAATGTGCAGCTGCCTGTGTACGACTGAGAGGCATGATTCACACCTGTGGCAACATTTTAGGATCCCAAAATCACTGTGACAACAGTAACTTGTATTTTACCCAGatgaaacaaaagtgaaaa
This region of Acanthopagrus latus isolate v.2019 chromosome 22, fAcaLat1.1, whole genome shotgun sequence genomic DNA includes:
- the LOC119012983 gene encoding interphotoreceptor matrix proteoglycan 2-like, encoding MEAVVPGGLMKLLKASTETEGSGYEVARRRSKRSVFLHSGVRICPQETIEQVLASHQAYYQLRVCQEAVWEAFRIFFDRIPGTSEYQMWVHTCQHESLCISDLAKNFSSAEEHMSMIHRRMNRRRDQRPPRRQVVTPAPTQEILEIEGAEVQTASVSVAPPPTPTSTTILLSPVSASPSHGPDQTLAAEEVEEDSELPNVVPESPVEQIVEFSIDLVDPGYRELLDDPDSPQYIDLAHHLQDQMQHVFDELPGFKAIHVLGISFHFQLLYLLFFSPMQARPRTLKGKPGGISVHYSLVFEINSPKINSENSETATGTPDSSDNSGLREMVTKALREEASLPIDLDSLNFEPEAVLLPALTSSSSVEIVDESSEPDSHNEFEVFTEEPEVDKPRLVVPLTPMEKENALVTLLDPTAVPDDDTMAVTGGVAESTDHSSASENFTDVSEAIYVSEPEPSNGDEEEEELLIITHEIETIHHDETGELVRDYIPTPPAIPELETDAPYISMSPNLISEEDLAPVEEDSKGLTLDVVTPTKQILFTAAPAGEELTDLVLPVTTLSGVTGQPPTELAVNLQEDEEVNALPDEEEAELVPEPYDTVDVSDTKGHDISELETEVELLEPEGELVVEPDEELLEVLQPTPEQIEVSVPKEGTLAASEPEIGITEDSEPGKGVADVSEPEEEVAEVSEPEEALSEVSEPEEEVAEVSEPEEATFEVSESKEEVGEVSEPEEATSEVSESKEEVGEVSEPEEEVADVSEPGEELAEVSEPEEEVAKDLEPEEVASEVSESKEEVAKVSEPEEEVAEVAEPEEEVAEVSEPGEEVAAVSESEEEVVKDLEPEEEVAEVSEPGEEVAAVSESEEEVVKDLEPEEEVAEVAEPEEEVVEVSEPGEKVAEVSEPGEEVAEASEPDEEIAEVAEPEEEVAEGLEQGEEVAKDLEPEEVVSEVSESVEVVSEVSEPEEEVAKVSKQGEDIAKDSEPEKVEAKVLEPGEAVAEVSEPEETVVEVSESEEEVAEVSESEEAVAEVSEPEEVVTEVSEPEEEVAEVSEPEEVVTEVSEPEEEVAEVSEPEEVVTEVSESEEAVAEVSEPEEVVTEVSEPEEEVAEVSEPEEAVTEVSEPEEEVAEVSEPEEAVTEVSEPEEEVAEVSEPEEAVTEVSEPEEEVAEVSEPEEEVAEVSEETVAEVSEPEQKVPESEEVAEVSESEDELVIGNQEETAASESEEMEKKLGDVSETETESDDSTVEILTEEAVEVLQPETEVVEVTDEEPEEGIVAVSEPGPDLENDVEVLGLAPEVEEESDLGWNVDEVSEQVEEVVEPAPVGETVPEAELVEEEADDVVKLVKDIVDISEPEDGTLESEDGLVEISNEGEVVEEPAPVDGVVELLDPASEPETAPEQEGHVTEVIQTGDKIVEAAQSEEEPEKVSEPSEEMVEVVGITPEPDQGKEPEEIPDVVQPKKDVVKVVKLEEVVAAPEPEEDTVDILKPQHPPAAAEEAVDVLEGQEAVVESPEEASEPEQGVDLVKLPVEEFSEPESEGDGVDVPEPSPEEGLVAILEPEPEEDVTEPPAESIKILHGLDGRGEIHSREDTAQTVEEEFLQPDRPDFHQPHEEDNLLIIPVKSQPSEDVGEPELEYPIIHDIYTVEDADSIDTQVEMDTDAVTTTESSESDLQLEITSDTAEVTAPDKPDTSEGTKVTENLPEESKESDSSPERDISPTTAPVPDYFLTPPAASVDVSEVSTPSLTIDSGLFEEVAEQSVIPSTPESSEDDGTEAETEQSEPAVVIIDEDLSEAEQKGGETSPPAATEDFIAEDVKDLAVELDQTDVAATEVNVLPDEGSGFPPVWKENAPVSVTAPPPVRYLTTPTMTRASQGRELVVFFSLRVTNMDFSEDLFNKTSLEYKSLENTFLDVLLPYLQANLTGFKKLEILNFRKGSVVVNSKMKFAKSVPYNITKAVHCVLEEFCSAASKNLHIQIDTRSLDVEPADQADACKFLACDEFSRCVVNGRTKEGECLCEPGYLSVNGLPCQSVCDLQPDYCQGGECHIVPGHGAMCRYKDSYTLPGLAS